One genomic region from Streptomyces sp. NBC_01431 encodes:
- the rox gene encoding rifampin monooxygenase — MIDVIVAGGGPTGLMLASELRLHGVHALVLEKDAEPTRIVRSLGLHARSVEVMDQRGLLERFLALGKQHPVGGFFAAFDKPAPDHMDTAHPYTLGIPQTTTDRLLAEHATELGVEIRRGCELVGLSQDEHGVTAELADGTRLRSRYLVGCDGGRSAVRKLLGVGFPGEPSRVETLLGEVEVTAPPDTLNAVMAEVRKTHKRFGAMPLGDGVYRLVAPAEGVAEDRTVPPTLDELKRQVRKLADTDFGVHSPRWLSRFGDATRLAERYRTGRVLLAGDAAHIHPPTGGQGLNLGIQDAFNLGWKLAAEVNGWAPEGLLDSYHTERHPVAADVLDNTRAQMELMSVEPGPQAVRRLVSELMDFEEVSRCLMEKITAIGVRYDFGEGHELLGRRLRDVGLKRGRLYELMHGGRGLLLDQTGRLSVAGWADRVDHVADISKELDAPAVLLRPDGHVAWVGDDQQDLLDRLPQWFGAAVS; from the coding sequence ATGATTGATGTGATCGTTGCCGGCGGCGGACCGACCGGCTTGATGCTGGCCAGCGAGTTGCGGCTGCACGGCGTGCACGCGCTCGTTCTGGAGAAGGACGCGGAGCCGACCAGGATCGTCCGCTCGCTCGGTCTGCACGCGCGCAGCGTCGAGGTCATGGACCAGCGAGGTCTGCTGGAGCGGTTCCTCGCCCTCGGTAAGCAGCACCCGGTCGGTGGTTTCTTCGCCGCCTTTGACAAGCCAGCGCCGGACCACATGGACACCGCACATCCGTACACCCTCGGCATCCCGCAAACCACCACCGATCGCCTGCTTGCCGAGCACGCCACCGAACTCGGCGTCGAGATCCGGCGCGGCTGCGAACTCGTCGGGCTGAGCCAGGACGAACACGGGGTGACCGCCGAACTTGCCGACGGCACGCGACTGCGCTCGCGCTACCTCGTCGGTTGTGACGGCGGCCGCAGCGCGGTGCGCAAGCTGCTCGGCGTCGGCTTCCCCGGCGAGCCCTCCAGGGTCGAGACGCTGCTGGGCGAGGTGGAGGTGACCGCGCCACCGGACACGCTGAACGCCGTGATGGCTGAAGTCCGCAAGACCCACAAGCGGTTCGGCGCCATGCCCCTCGGGGACGGGGTGTACCGCCTCGTCGCGCCCGCCGAAGGGGTGGCCGAGGACCGCACGGTCCCCCCGACCCTGGACGAGCTGAAGAGGCAGGTGCGGAAGCTCGCCGACACCGACTTCGGCGTGCACTCACCGCGATGGCTCTCCCGCTTCGGCGACGCCACCCGGCTGGCCGAGCGCTACCGGACCGGCCGGGTGCTGCTGGCCGGCGACGCGGCGCACATCCACCCGCCGACCGGCGGGCAGGGGCTCAACCTCGGCATCCAGGACGCGTTCAACCTCGGCTGGAAGCTGGCCGCCGAAGTCAACGGCTGGGCACCGGAGGGACTGCTGGACAGCTACCACACCGAACGGCACCCGGTGGCCGCCGATGTGCTGGACAACACCCGCGCACAGATGGAGCTGATGTCCGTCGAGCCGGGTCCCCAAGCAGTGCGCCGGCTGGTGTCGGAACTGATGGACTTCGAGGAGGTGAGCCGGTGCCTGATGGAGAAGATCACGGCGATCGGGGTCCGCTACGACTTCGGCGAGGGGCATGAACTGCTCGGCCGACGGCTGCGGGACGTGGGGCTGAAGCGTGGTCGCCTCTACGAGCTGATGCACGGCGGCCGCGGGCTGCTGCTCGACCAGACCGGCCGCCTCTCGGTGGCAGGCTGGGCAGATCGAGTCGACCACGTCGCCGACATCAGCAAGGAACTGGACGCGCCCGCGGTGCTGCTGCGGCCGGACGGCCACGTGGCGTGGGTTGGTGACGATCAGCAGGATCTGCTCGACCGGCTTCCCCAGTGGTTCGGCGCTGCGGTCAGCTGA
- a CDS encoding NUDIX hydrolase, with protein MGELVEHVDEQDRVLGVVERGEAERQHWPHRIATTICRDRAGRILVLRRSETHSRFPGYYDVMVGGAVNEGESYEEAAARELSEELGVRVPVRFMFKFLCREGTSPVWFGVHEAVVTEPLIPDPGEIAWQGWLTEAELCEVVDQRLFVPGGRIALRRYLESGSGSGAGELGAE; from the coding sequence GTGGGCGAATTGGTGGAGCATGTAGATGAGCAGGACCGCGTGTTGGGAGTCGTCGAACGAGGCGAGGCGGAGCGTCAGCACTGGCCGCATCGCATTGCGACGACGATCTGCCGTGATCGGGCAGGGCGGATCTTGGTGCTGCGACGGTCCGAGACGCATTCCCGGTTCCCTGGCTACTACGACGTGATGGTCGGTGGCGCCGTGAACGAGGGTGAGTCGTATGAGGAAGCCGCAGCCCGGGAACTGTCCGAAGAGCTGGGCGTTCGTGTGCCCGTGCGCTTCATGTTCAAGTTCCTTTGCCGGGAGGGGACCAGCCCCGTGTGGTTTGGGGTGCATGAGGCTGTCGTGACTGAACCCCTGATCCCGGACCCGGGCGAGATCGCCTGGCAGGGCTGGCTGACAGAGGCCGAATTGTGCGAGGTCGTCGATCAACGGCTCTTCGTTCCGGGAGGACGGATAGCTCTGCGCCGATACCTTGAGTCCGGATCCGGCAGCGGTGCAGGCGAACTGGGAGCCGAGTGA
- a CDS encoding methionyl-tRNA formyltransferase: MLGEHDLPPGVDLAVPSRTESVAGLLRAYAVDVAVSYGYPRKLPAAAVSVPRLGTINCHPSDLPSYRGPNPVGWTVRNGERTIGVTWHRMDAELDTGSVLARTTIPLTDQVWSFTGVNTRVLEAASGMLPQVLRRLVRGDRGEPQPQREGTWAGFFSEDYATVDWSTKATHIHTQVRAWNIAGHHPRVQGPVAMIDGTRWRLRRTTLEQPPAGTGRRITCGTGDLWVLAADPLN; the protein is encoded by the coding sequence GTGCTCGGTGAGCACGACCTGCCACCGGGCGTGGACCTGGCTGTCCCCTCCCGCACGGAATCGGTTGCCGGGCTCCTGCGCGCCTACGCGGTGGACGTGGCCGTCAGCTATGGCTACCCGAGAAAGCTGCCCGCCGCCGCCGTGTCCGTCCCCCGCCTGGGGACGATCAACTGCCACCCCTCCGACCTGCCCTCCTACCGGGGCCCGAACCCCGTCGGATGGACCGTGCGCAACGGCGAACGCACGATCGGCGTGACCTGGCACCGGATGGACGCGGAGCTGGACACCGGATCCGTGCTGGCCCGCACGACGATCCCCCTGACCGACCAGGTCTGGTCCTTCACCGGCGTCAACACAAGGGTCCTGGAGGCCGCTTCAGGGATGCTGCCGCAGGTGCTGCGGCGACTGGTACGCGGGGACCGAGGCGAACCGCAGCCGCAGCGCGAGGGCACCTGGGCCGGATTCTTCTCGGAGGACTACGCCACGGTCGACTGGTCCACGAAAGCCACCCACATCCACACACAGGTACGCGCATGGAACATCGCAGGCCACCACCCCCGCGTACAGGGCCCGGTAGCGATGATCGACGGAACACGCTGGCGGCTGCGCCGCACCACACTCGAACAGCCACCGGCCGGCACCGGACGCCGCATCACGTGCGGCACCGGTGACCTATGGGTCCTGGCCGCCGACCCGCTGAACTAG
- a CDS encoding MbtH family protein, translating to MNPFDDPNGTFLVLANEEDQHSLWPADIAVPDGWREVHPRADRATCLAWTETSWTDLRLRSLRAAEAVR from the coding sequence ATGAACCCGTTCGACGACCCCAACGGCACGTTCCTCGTGCTCGCCAACGAGGAGGACCAGCACAGCCTCTGGCCCGCCGACATCGCCGTCCCGGACGGCTGGCGCGAGGTGCACCCCCGCGCCGACCGGGCCACCTGCCTGGCCTGGACCGAGACCTCCTGGACCGACCTCCGGCTGCGTTCGCTGCGGGCAGCCGAGGCCGTTCGATGA
- a CDS encoding phosphopantetheine-binding protein: MPLTVNGKVDRRALPEPQRTPALTREPRTATERVVTEAYADVLGLERVGIDDNFFDLGGHSLLAARLLQRLREHFGPAVTLEQVMRRATPAALAATLTPLPAPSPAPAAAADPGTAPTGPGDAPVPARG; encoded by the coding sequence ATGCCGCTGACCGTCAACGGCAAGGTGGACCGCCGGGCCCTGCCCGAACCCCAGCGGACCCCGGCCCTGACCCGGGAGCCGCGCACGGCGACCGAGCGGGTGGTGACCGAGGCGTACGCCGACGTCCTGGGCCTGGAGCGGGTCGGCATCGACGACAACTTCTTCGACCTGGGCGGGCATTCGCTACTCGCGGCGCGCCTGCTCCAGCGCCTGCGGGAGCACTTCGGCCCCGCGGTCACGCTGGAGCAGGTGATGCGGCGGGCCACCCCAGCCGCCCTGGCCGCCACCCTCACCCCGCTGCCCGCGCCGTCGCCGGCACCGGCGGCGGCGGCGGACCCGGGCACCGCGCCGACCGGTCCCGGCGACGCCCCCGTACCCGCACGCGGCTGA
- a CDS encoding AMP-binding enzyme — protein sequence MYRTGDLAHRLPDGTLEFTGRNDDQVKIRGHRIEPDEVRAALAALPGVVQAAVVAGPDGRSSKELTGYAVGSSKTGAPLEGGALRDALARVLPDFMLPARVMVWTACR from the coding sequence ATGTACCGCACGGGTGACCTGGCCCACAGGCTCCCGGACGGCACGCTGGAGTTCACCGGCCGCAACGACGACCAGGTCAAGATCCGCGGGCACCGTATCGAGCCGGACGAGGTGCGGGCCGCCCTGGCCGCCCTCCCTGGCGTGGTGCAGGCCGCCGTGGTGGCCGGGCCGGACGGACGTAGCAGCAAGGAGCTCACCGGATACGCCGTGGGCTCGTCCAAGACCGGTGCACCTTTGGAGGGCGGCGCTCTGCGCGACGCGCTGGCCCGGGTGCTGCCGGACTTCATGCTGCCCGCCCGGGTGATGGTCTGGACGGCATGCCGCTGA
- a CDS encoding ribosomal protein L7/L12, with product MAFGPPEDLAASDGGIVEDPEFDVRLTSSGSKGLNLVLAVRSVTGLSAWRSKQLLEAAPTTVVDRTWFAAAAAASRRLNAAGARADLVCRWCERVMSPEDCPVDPGPCSSPFLSPTGCPASRSPSRT from the coding sequence ATGGCGTTCGGTCCGCCAGAGGATCTGGCTGCATCCGATGGGGGGATTGTGGAAGATCCAGAGTTCGACGTGCGGTTGACCTCAAGCGGGAGCAAGGGACTCAACCTTGTGCTGGCAGTTCGGTCAGTGACGGGGCTGAGCGCGTGGCGAAGCAAGCAGCTGCTTGAAGCCGCCCCGACGACGGTTGTGGACCGGACATGGTTCGCGGCCGCAGCGGCCGCGTCGAGGCGCCTCAACGCTGCTGGCGCGCGAGCTGACTTGGTCTGCCGGTGGTGTGAGCGGGTGATGTCTCCGGAGGACTGTCCGGTGGACCCGGGGCCGTGCTCATCGCCCTTCCTGTCCCCGACGGGCTGCCCCGCGAGCCGCTCGCCCTCGAGGACCTGA
- a CDS encoding helix-turn-helix domain-containing protein: MTSVAASHWELVFWEHEGQVQAAVLGPEPRACPAPVPKDATFFGISFALGTSMPHVPISQLVGSSAEIPDVTRHSVWLKGSAWHVPDYDNAEAFVRRMVREGIVDCDPIVPAVLGSAAPNVSERTLQRRFLAATGLTQGAVRQIHRAREAAVLLQEGAPAQDVVHRLGYFDQPHLARSLTRFIGRTATQLSAPDGAEPLSLLYKPSSPLPA, from the coding sequence ATGACGTCGGTCGCGGCGTCGCACTGGGAGCTCGTCTTCTGGGAGCACGAGGGCCAGGTGCAGGCGGCCGTGCTGGGCCCGGAGCCCAGGGCCTGTCCGGCTCCCGTTCCCAAAGACGCCACGTTCTTCGGCATCAGCTTCGCTCTCGGTACCTCGATGCCGCACGTGCCGATCAGCCAACTGGTGGGGAGCAGTGCGGAGATACCCGACGTGACGCGGCACTCCGTGTGGTTGAAGGGTTCCGCCTGGCACGTGCCCGACTACGACAACGCGGAGGCGTTCGTACGGCGCATGGTGCGTGAGGGCATCGTGGACTGCGACCCGATCGTGCCCGCGGTGCTCGGCAGCGCGGCCCCCAATGTCTCCGAGCGGACCCTCCAGCGGCGTTTCCTCGCGGCAACGGGCCTCACGCAGGGAGCCGTCCGGCAGATCCACCGGGCCCGCGAGGCGGCGGTACTGCTCCAGGAGGGGGCGCCCGCGCAAGACGTCGTGCACCGGCTGGGCTACTTCGACCAGCCGCACCTGGCGCGGTCCTTGACCCGGTTCATCGGCCGGACCGCCACTCAGCTGAGCGCCCCGGACGGCGCGGAGCCACTGTCGCTTCTGTACAAGCCCTCCTCCCCGCTGCCCGCATAG
- a CDS encoding dihydrofolate reductase family protein — protein MRKVVSGLFVSLDGVAQSPNEWQFAFDEEMGAALGKTLETADTILLGRVTFTEWAGYWPTVTDGEDAGFAKWINDSPKYVVSSTLDSVDDWVNSTLINGDLTAAIEELKAGEGKDITVAGSPTLVRSLLEQDLLDELVLLIHPVVAGEGRKKLFADDATLKKLELVSAQPTSSGVIIATYRPTR, from the coding sequence ATGCGCAAGGTCGTTTCGGGTCTGTTCGTCTCGCTCGACGGTGTCGCCCAGTCGCCGAACGAGTGGCAGTTCGCTTTCGACGAGGAGATGGGCGCGGCGCTGGGAAAGACGCTGGAGACGGCGGACACGATTCTGCTGGGCCGGGTGACCTTCACCGAATGGGCGGGGTACTGGCCGACGGTGACCGACGGCGAGGACGCGGGCTTCGCCAAGTGGATCAACGACTCGCCCAAGTACGTCGTCTCCTCCACGCTGGACAGCGTGGACGACTGGGTGAACAGCACGCTCATCAATGGCGATCTGACGGCCGCCATCGAAGAGCTCAAGGCGGGGGAGGGGAAGGACATCACCGTCGCGGGCAGCCCGACCCTGGTGCGCTCGCTTCTGGAGCAGGACCTGCTGGACGAACTGGTGCTGCTGATCCACCCGGTGGTGGCCGGCGAGGGCCGTAAAAAGCTGTTCGCCGACGACGCCACCCTGAAGAAGCTGGAGCTGGTCAGCGCTCAGCCGACCAGCAGCGGAGTGATTATCGCGACCTACCGTCCGACGCGCTGA
- a CDS encoding DUF6236 family protein: MSFALRHQLIEAGLAVQVDEHDPWVGLHPRLGTVCLTALADTVARHNTLSPVTDDPGMHHAVGALDRLADLIDLPVTPALQDTRAAYAQLSLRAVIRPERIASVPVVRLLSFRQRYASELAAFHTHIGSLAAELEQIAAVENSESPSPSAGAPRADHQTATGRTTPCAARVRCRVDGGHVGVEGGPRGRLRHRPGHLGCLRRPPSHGSRGRRAQCRSVYRGPSESPPATQNAISRRLSARRGTDVEAVAAGHSRLTPHPAV; this comes from the coding sequence ATGTCGTTCGCACTGCGGCACCAATTGATCGAGGCGGGCCTGGCCGTCCAAGTCGACGAGCATGATCCCTGGGTCGGCCTCCACCCCAGGCTGGGCACCGTTTGCCTCACCGCTCTGGCGGACACCGTCGCCCGTCACAACACACTGTCGCCCGTGACCGACGACCCGGGGATGCACCACGCGGTGGGCGCTCTTGACCGCCTCGCCGATCTGATCGATCTCCCTGTGACCCCGGCCCTCCAGGACACCCGGGCCGCATACGCCCAGCTCTCGCTCCGCGCGGTGATCCGACCCGAGAGGATCGCGAGCGTGCCCGTGGTACGGCTGCTGAGCTTCCGGCAGAGGTACGCGTCCGAGCTCGCGGCCTTTCACACACACATCGGCTCGCTGGCAGCCGAGCTCGAACAGATCGCCGCTGTCGAGAACTCCGAGAGCCCAAGCCCATCTGCAGGCGCTCCACGAGCGGACCACCAAACCGCGACTGGACGAACTACGCCGTGCGCTGCGCGCGTTCGGTGTCGAGTCGACGGTGGGCACGTTGGGGTTGAAGGTGGACCTCGGGGCCGTCTCCGGCACCGTCCTGGGCACCTTGGCTGTCTCAGGCGGCCACCCAGCCATGGGAGCCGGGGCCGTCGCGCTCAGTGTCGTTCCGTATATCGCGGGCCGTCTGAAAGCCCGCCAGCTACACAGAACGCAATCTCCCGTCGCCTATCTGCTCGCCGCGGAACAGATGTCGAGGCGGTCGCGGCTGGGCATTCGCGTCTGACTCCACACCCGGCCGTCTGA
- a CDS encoding SGNH/GDSL hydrolase family protein, translated as MGKAVRRCRASCGNGARGPGITPTKPGSPATCGRSARNYASKVADRFGLALTDVTCSGATTANILTTGQHGKPPQISALTADTRLVTVTVGGNDVDYLGSLSVYSCQNTHRPHCGTVDQRAIDAALSTVHTKIGDVVAAVHRHAPKAQVLLVEYLTVLPASDGCSGVPLTTAQAGFERKVAARLLSATQQAAADQQATVVDAAGASANHNACSSTPWVGKYDVPSARPTTRNRRAWRPWPT; from the coding sequence GTGGGCAAAGCGGTTCGGCGGTGTCGGGCCTCCTGCGGTAACGGAGCGAGGGGCCCAGGCATCACTCCCACCAAGCCAGGCAGCCCCGCGACGTGCGGGCGCTCCGCCCGCAACTACGCCAGCAAGGTCGCGGACCGCTTCGGCCTCGCGCTGACCGACGTCACCTGCAGCGGCGCCACCACCGCGAACATCCTTACCACCGGCCAGCACGGCAAGCCTCCGCAGATCTCGGCGCTCACCGCCGACACCCGCCTGGTCACCGTCACTGTCGGCGGCAATGACGTGGATTACCTGGGCAGCCTGTCTGTCTACTCCTGCCAGAACACCCACCGTCCTCACTGTGGCACCGTCGACCAGCGCGCCATCGACGCGGCGCTCAGCACCGTGCACACCAAGATCGGCGACGTGGTCGCGGCGGTACACCGGCACGCACCGAAGGCGCAGGTGCTCCTGGTCGAATACCTCACGGTCCTGCCGGCCAGTGACGGCTGCTCCGGAGTGCCGCTGACCACGGCACAGGCCGGATTCGAGCGGAAGGTCGCCGCGCGCCTGCTGTCAGCCACCCAGCAGGCGGCCGCCGACCAACAGGCCACCGTGGTCGACGCGGCCGGCGCCAGCGCCAACCACAACGCCTGCTCGTCCACCCCATGGGTGGGGAAGTACGACGTCCCCTCCGCACGCCCTACCACCCGAAACCGCAGGGCATGGCGGCCGTGGCCGACCTGA
- a CDS encoding FAD-dependent oxidoreductase has product MHDVVIVGAGPVGLFLACELGLADCSVLVLEQEPQLRSPWRALPLGLRGLSPASVETFYRRGMLQDLLKASGIDNYPWADPDADEAAPPAQAGHFAGMVLDPANIDVAALPLRLPSPAMEGVMTSLEAIESVLAERATKLGVEIRRGVRISAVTQNDENVVAHADQDEYAARWLIGCDGGRSAVRGLAGFEFVGTEPQFTGYTMLATVADPEKLRPGFNPTPTGMYLQTPVPGHIGVMEFDEGAFDRSQPPSREHLQAVLRRVSGTDVTLSEVHLASSYTDRAKQTTTYRRGRVLLAGDAAHIHSPLGGQGLNTGIGDALNLGWKLAATVHGYAPDGLLDTYTRERHPIGAWVLDWTRAQVATMKPDPHSQAVQTLIRDLIGTRDGTTYVFEKMSGSSVRYDLGSEQPLVGRNTPDLRLEDGTRLGDLMPEGQGVVLDFTSDRRLHDAVKGWDKRVRYVAGPARTDLGLDAVLVRPDGIVAWAGERDFDRAGFDQATGFWFGSPVA; this is encoded by the coding sequence GTGCATGACGTAGTGATCGTGGGCGCCGGCCCGGTCGGCCTGTTCCTCGCGTGCGAGCTCGGCCTCGCCGACTGTTCCGTCTTGGTACTTGAGCAGGAGCCGCAACTGCGCTCCCCGTGGAGGGCACTCCCGCTCGGGCTGCGGGGCTTGTCTCCCGCGTCGGTCGAGACGTTCTACCGCCGAGGGATGCTGCAAGACCTGCTGAAGGCGTCGGGCATCGACAACTATCCCTGGGCAGACCCCGATGCGGATGAGGCGGCACCTCCTGCTCAGGCGGGTCACTTCGCCGGCATGGTGCTCGATCCGGCGAACATCGACGTTGCCGCCCTGCCCTTGCGGCTTCCCAGCCCAGCGATGGAAGGAGTGATGACCAGCCTCGAAGCCATCGAGAGCGTGCTGGCCGAGCGGGCGACCAAGCTCGGTGTGGAGATCAGGCGCGGCGTCAGGATCTCAGCCGTCACTCAGAACGACGAGAACGTGGTCGCACACGCCGACCAGGACGAGTACGCGGCGCGTTGGCTCATCGGTTGCGACGGTGGACGCAGTGCGGTGCGCGGGCTGGCGGGCTTCGAATTCGTCGGTACCGAGCCGCAGTTCACCGGCTACACCATGCTCGCCACCGTCGCCGATCCCGAGAAGCTGCGCCCCGGGTTCAACCCGACACCGACGGGCATGTACCTGCAAACACCTGTGCCAGGACACATCGGCGTGATGGAGTTCGACGAGGGCGCCTTCGACCGTTCGCAGCCGCCGAGTCGCGAACACCTCCAGGCGGTTCTGCGGCGCGTGTCCGGCACCGACGTGACGCTGAGCGAGGTCCACCTAGCCTCCAGCTACACCGACCGGGCCAAGCAGACGACGACCTACCGGCGCGGACGCGTCCTGCTCGCCGGCGACGCCGCCCACATCCACTCGCCCCTCGGCGGCCAGGGACTCAACACCGGCATCGGCGACGCCCTGAACCTGGGTTGGAAGCTCGCGGCGACCGTGCACGGGTACGCACCGGACGGGCTGCTCGACACCTACACCCGCGAACGCCATCCGATCGGCGCATGGGTGCTCGACTGGACGCGCGCCCAGGTAGCGACCATGAAGCCGGACCCACACAGCCAGGCGGTTCAGACACTGATCCGCGACCTGATCGGGACCCGCGACGGAACAACCTACGTGTTCGAGAAAATGTCCGGCTCGTCGGTTCGCTACGACCTCGGCAGCGAGCAGCCGCTGGTCGGCCGCAACACCCCGGACCTTCGTCTTGAGGACGGGACCCGCCTCGGCGACCTGATGCCGGAAGGACAAGGCGTTGTTCTCGACTTCACCTCCGACCGCCGCCTGCACGATGCGGTGAAGGGCTGGGACAAGCGGGTCCGCTACGTCGCCGGGCCGGCCCGCACGGACCTCGGACTCGACGCCGTACTGGTCCGGCCTGACGGCATCGTCGCCTGGGCAGGCGAACGCGACTTTGATCGAGCAGGGTTCGACCAGGCCACCGGCTTCTGGTTCGGCAGCCCGGTGGCCTGA
- a CDS encoding IS3 family transposase (programmed frameshift) — translation MGMKHYPPEFKADAVALYRSRPGATIKSVAADLGVSTETLRNWIRAADGRRPGSHSAPRTAVPASDSAEVTALRKRVRELEEERDILRKAARYFANGDALVNRFQFVEDHQRRHGVKRLCTVLGIARSSFYYWRKTAPDRANRQAADAKLAARIRAVHRESDGTYGVPRITAELREDGERVNHKRIARVMRTIDLAGVRIRRRHRTTVPDPAAAKAPDRIGRDFTATEVNTKYVGDITYLSVGGGKFCYLATVIDLASRRLAGWALADHMRTELVIDALAAAERTRGSLKGAIMHTDHGAQYTSRAFADACHRAGVLQSMSAVGSSADNAAAESFNATFKRETLKGRKSWPSEREARLDAFRWLHRYNTRRRHSRLGHRSPIAYETATATTSTTLTEAA, via the exons GTGGGGATGAAGCACTATCCGCCGGAGTTCAAGGCGGACGCGGTCGCGCTGTACCGCTCACGGCCGGGAGCGACGATCAAGTCGGTCGCCGCCGATCTGGGGGTCAGCACCGAGACGCTGCGCAACTGGATACGGGCCGCCGACGGACGGCGTCCGGGCTCGCACTCGGCGCCCCGGACGGCCGTGCCGGCCTCGGACTCGGCGGAGGTGACCGCCTTGCGTAAGCGGGTCCGTGAACTCGAAGAAGAGCGGGACATCCTGCGCAAGGCGGCCCGGTATTTCGCGA ACGGAGACGCGCTGGTGAACCGCTTCCAGTTCGTTGAAGATCACCAGCGCCGGCACGGCGTGAAGCGGCTGTGCACCGTCTTGGGCATCGCCCGCTCGAGCTTCTACTACTGGCGCAAGACCGCCCCGGACCGAGCCAACCGCCAGGCGGCCGACGCGAAGCTCGCCGCGAGGATACGCGCCGTGCACCGGGAATCGGACGGCACCTACGGCGTCCCGAGGATCACCGCCGAACTCCGTGAGGACGGCGAGCGGGTCAACCACAAGCGCATCGCCCGCGTCATGCGCACGATCGACCTGGCCGGCGTCCGCATTCGCCGCCGCCACCGCACCACGGTCCCGGACCCGGCCGCCGCGAAGGCCCCGGACCGGATCGGCCGCGACTTCACCGCGACCGAGGTGAACACCAAGTACGTCGGCGACATCACGTACTTGAGCGTCGGCGGCGGGAAGTTCTGCTATCTCGCGACCGTGATCGATCTCGCGTCACGGCGTCTGGCGGGCTGGGCACTCGCCGACCACATGCGCACCGAGCTGGTCATCGACGCCCTGGCCGCTGCCGAGCGGACCCGGGGCAGCCTCAAAGGCGCCATCATGCACACCGATCACGGAGCTCAATACACGAGCAGGGCCTTCGCCGACGCCTGCCACCGCGCGGGCGTGCTCCAGAGCATGAGCGCCGTGGGCAGCTCGGCGGACAACGCCGCCGCTGAGAGCTTCAACGCGACCTTCAAAAGGGAGACGTTGAAAGGTCGAAAGAGCTGGCCAAGCGAGCGCGAGGCTCGTCTCGACGCATTCCGCTGGCTCCACCGATACAACACCCGACGGCGACACTCCCGCCTCGGACACCGCAGCCCCATCGCCTACGAGACAGCCACCGCAACAACATCAACTACGCTGACCGAAGCCGCATAA
- a CDS encoding DUF7019 family protein produces MLHGSPEHLAGADSADSTTEGLSVSRSYPPGFMDLLYGNLPRNGENPGRALSNLLHQLDQGMPPQAAGLLTGYAKVTFALEVPFSVGGRRATTRAVVASPLYVESTRDPGRTAGPPPRWWQRGAATNNTGSNG; encoded by the coding sequence GTGCTGCATGGCTCCCCCGAGCACCTCGCGGGTGCCGATTCCGCCGACAGCACCACAGAAGGGCTTTCCGTGTCCCGAAGCTATCCCCCGGGGTTCATGGATCTGTTGTATGGCAACTTGCCCCGCAACGGCGAAAATCCGGGCAGGGCACTGTCGAATCTGCTGCATCAACTCGACCAGGGGATGCCGCCTCAGGCCGCTGGCCTCCTCACCGGCTATGCCAAGGTGACGTTTGCCCTGGAGGTGCCCTTCAGTGTGGGCGGACGTCGCGCGACGACACGCGCCGTTGTTGCCAGCCCCTTGTACGTCGAGAGCACGCGTGATCCCGGGCGCACCGCGGGGCCCCCGCCTCGTTGGTGGCAGCGTGGCGCCGCCACCAACAACACTGGGTCGAACGGTTGA
- a CDS encoding IS3 family transposase — translation MADETAPATPDLMARDFTADAPGRKLVSDITYVHTWAGFLYLATVIDCHTTAVVGWAMADHMKTSLISDALNMTARNIDLADGCIFHSDRGSQYTSRELREKLGSLGLRASVGRTGVCWDNAMAESFFGALKNELVHRTSFPTRAHARRAIVRYVEMFYNHKRLHSGLGYRTPAEVHAEYEELQAAA, via the coding sequence ATCGCCGACGAAACGGCGCCGGCCACGCCCGACTTGATGGCCCGCGACTTCACCGCGGATGCACCGGGACGTAAACTGGTCAGCGATATCACATATGTTCACACCTGGGCTGGGTTTCTGTATCTCGCGACGGTCATTGACTGTCACACCACGGCCGTGGTCGGCTGGGCGATGGCCGACCACATGAAGACGTCGCTCATATCGGACGCACTCAACATGACGGCACGGAACATCGACCTCGCCGACGGCTGCATATTTCATTCGGATCGCGGCAGTCAATACACTTCCCGAGAACTCCGGGAGAAACTCGGTTCGTTGGGGCTCAGAGCCTCCGTCGGCCGCACCGGAGTCTGCTGGGACAATGCCATGGCCGAATCATTTTTCGGGGCCCTGAAGAATGAGCTTGTACATCGAACGTCGTTCCCGACGCGCGCGCACGCTCGCCGGGCAATCGTCCGATACGTCGAGATGTTCTACAATCACAAACGCCTCCACTCTGGCCTCGGCTACCGAACCCCCGCAGAAGTGCACGCCGAGTACGAAGAGTTGCAGGCCGCAGCCTAG